In the genome of Rhodoplanes sp. Z2-YC6860, one region contains:
- a CDS encoding formyltransferase family protein yields the protein MFENIVILAAQPQQHFAIGLLLKEHNPALSITPATTLADLHAIDRALLKRSRLIAFTSGTIVPPEILEAVGYGAYNFHPGPPEYPGWAPAHFAIYERAAAFGVTAHAMAERVDEGEIVGVEGFQVPNAISVRGLEQMAYVRLAHLLWRLAKELATRAEPLPTLSIEWSRKKSSRRDYATMCTVDDRVSPDELRRRIHAFNDQFRGIVPTIELHGFRFRISG from the coding sequence ATGTTTGAGAACATCGTCATTCTCGCGGCGCAGCCGCAACAGCACTTCGCCATCGGTCTTCTGCTCAAGGAGCACAACCCCGCGCTGTCGATCACACCGGCCACGACACTTGCGGACCTGCATGCGATCGACCGTGCGCTGCTGAAGCGATCGCGGCTGATTGCGTTCACGTCCGGCACAATCGTGCCGCCAGAGATCCTCGAGGCCGTAGGCTACGGCGCCTACAACTTTCATCCGGGACCGCCCGAATATCCGGGGTGGGCGCCCGCGCATTTCGCGATCTACGAACGGGCGGCAGCCTTCGGCGTCACGGCTCACGCGATGGCTGAACGCGTTGACGAGGGCGAAATCGTCGGCGTCGAGGGTTTCCAGGTTCCGAACGCAATCTCAGTCCGTGGACTGGAGCAGATGGCCTATGTCCGTCTGGCCCATCTGCTGTGGCGCCTGGCGAAGGAACTCGCGACCCGCGCGGAGCCGCTGCCGACGCTGTCCATCGAATGGAGCCGCAAGAAAAGCTCACGCCGCGACTACGCGACCATGTGCACGGTCGACGACCGCGTCTCGCCGGATGAGTTGCGCCGCCGCATCCACGCCTTCAACGATCAGTTTCGCGGCATCGTTCCGACCATCGAGCTTCACGGCTTCCGGTTCCGTATCTCCGGCTAG
- a CDS encoding LLM class flavin-dependent oxidoreductase → MNLGVYAVGTGNHVSGWRFPGAATSSEDFAIFKTIADSCERGKLDFLFVGDSLAFVPDQHPGQMLRFEPLTLHAALATQTSRVGLVATCSTTYSAPYNVARMFASLDKLSRGRAGWNVVTTGLPAAAGNFGSAEPMDHALRYESATEFVEVVQGLWDSWEEGAITTNVETGEYFDKTKVHSLDHVGKFYSVRGPLNLTRTPQGQPVLVQAGASDDGKNFASRFAEMIFSSQLDKEHAKEFYATMKAKVAEHGRNPDHCKILPGFMPIVGHNEEDARKKLSELMRLAVPEVALKMMSSRFGHDMSGFDLDGPVPNLPLSNDIQTHAKVAYAKALKDNLTLRDIYNQVAVARGYLFACGDAAMVADVMEEWFAERACDGFVLVPPYFPVAFDEFIDAVVPELQKRGIFRREYSGFTLRDHLGLPEPANRHSKRVP, encoded by the coding sequence ATGAATCTCGGCGTCTACGCCGTGGGGACGGGGAACCACGTCTCCGGCTGGCGATTTCCGGGAGCGGCGACCAGCAGCGAGGACTTTGCGATTTTCAAGACCATCGCGGACTCGTGCGAACGGGGGAAACTTGACTTCCTGTTCGTTGGGGACAGCCTCGCTTTCGTGCCGGATCAGCACCCGGGCCAGATGCTGAGATTCGAACCGCTTACCCTGCACGCCGCGCTGGCGACGCAGACATCGCGCGTGGGGCTCGTCGCGACGTGCTCGACCACGTATTCGGCGCCGTACAACGTCGCCCGGATGTTTGCGTCACTGGATAAGTTGAGCCGCGGTCGCGCCGGATGGAACGTCGTGACCACAGGATTGCCCGCGGCGGCCGGAAACTTCGGCAGCGCCGAGCCGATGGACCACGCGCTGAGGTACGAGTCGGCCACGGAGTTTGTCGAAGTCGTCCAGGGGCTTTGGGACAGCTGGGAGGAAGGGGCCATCACCACCAACGTGGAAACGGGCGAGTATTTCGACAAGACAAAGGTGCATTCGCTCGACCACGTCGGTAAATTCTATTCGGTGCGCGGGCCGCTCAATCTGACACGCACGCCCCAAGGCCAGCCGGTCCTTGTGCAGGCGGGCGCTTCCGATGATGGCAAGAATTTTGCGTCACGATTCGCCGAAATGATTTTTTCATCCCAACTGGACAAGGAGCATGCCAAGGAATTCTACGCGACGATGAAGGCCAAGGTGGCCGAGCACGGCCGCAATCCGGATCACTGCAAGATCCTTCCCGGCTTCATGCCAATCGTTGGCCACAACGAGGAGGACGCGCGGAAGAAGCTTTCGGAGTTGATGCGCCTCGCCGTCCCGGAGGTCGCCTTGAAGATGATGTCGAGCCGGTTCGGGCACGACATGTCCGGGTTCGATCTGGATGGTCCGGTGCCGAATCTGCCGCTGTCGAATGACATCCAGACCCACGCAAAGGTCGCCTACGCAAAGGCCCTCAAGGACAACCTCACGCTGCGGGACATTTACAATCAGGTCGCCGTGGCCCGCGGTTATCTCTTTGCGTGCGGCGACGCGGCGATGGTCGCCGATGTCATGGAGGAATGGTTTGCCGAGCGCGCTTGCGACGGCTTCGTCCTGGTGCCGCCTTATTTTCCCGTCGCCTTCGATGAATTCATCGATGCGGTCGTGCCCGAGCTGCAAAAGCGCGGCATCTTTCGCCGGGAGTATTCAGGGTTCACGTTGCGCGACCATCTCGGCTTGCCGGAGCCGGCGAACCGGCATTCAAAGCGTGTACCCTAG